AGAATATGGCGATCGCTGCCATAACTAGGGGATTTATCAATGAGTAAACGATCGCCCGCCTGCTGTTGCAGATAGGCATAAATTTCGGCAATGGATTTATTGTCTCGTACCCATTGTTTGACCTTTTTTTGACTTTCTGGGGCAGTTAATTGCTCCAAGTCCATTAACGCCCGTTGCAGCCCTTCGCCCAGGTGAGATGGCCCCAGTTCCCCATGGCGATCGCCCATGGTTTCAAAGGGGAGCAGATGCAGTTCTGGGGGCGAATAGAGCGCCGGATGCCCTGCCAACATTACCCGCAACAATGTCGATCCAGACCGGGGACTAGAGAGAATAAAGGCAATGGGATTGGGATTTTTGCGGGCAGGTTTCTGCCACTGTTGTTTTGTTTTTACCGTGAGGCCCTGGGCGGGGGCCACTGCCGTTCCCGTCGCCGCCTTGGGGTCATGGGCTTTGGTGAACTCCGCGGCCAGATAAGCTGTCAGCACATCCAATCGGGGCCGTTCATAGATTTCCCGGGGATAGAGCATCAGTTGTAGATCTTGCTTGAGGGCGGCGATCGCCTCCATCACCATCAGGGAATCCATCCCTAGATCTAAAAGACTATCGTGGGGTTGAATTTTTTGGCGGTCTAACTTGAGAATTTGCGCCACAGAATGACGTAGATATTCCAATAGATAAGCTGCTCGTTTTTCTGCTGTCAGGGTGAGTAACTCAGTGAAAATTGAGAGATTTTTTTGAGGTATTTGTTCCTCTGTAATTACCGCTTGGAAATAGTCGCTATGGGTCAGTCCCGGGAACTGTTTTGCCAGGGTAGACCAGTCGGCTTTAAAGACACCAATCTCGCCCTGTTTACCTAACAGTGTTTCAAGTATGTCTAAACCCTGTTGTGGTTGAATTAGGTCTAGGGCTTGGTTCGTTAATGCCGTTGCCATTCCCCCCGCGGCCCAAGGCCCCCAATGGATCGCTAGGGCGGGTAAGCCCTTGGCCTGCCGATGTTGGGCGATCGCCGTCATAATGCGATTAGCCGCCGCATAATTACATTGGCCTGGGGAACCCAACACACTTGCAACAGAGGAAAAAAGGACAAAAAAATCGAGATTTAAGTTTTGACTATGGCGATGTAAATACCAAGTTCCGTTAACTTTTGCGGCCGCAACAGCTTGAAAATTTTCCCAGGTTTGTTTTTGCAGTAAGCCATCGGCTAACGCACCCGCTGTATGAAAAATGCCACGAATCTGAGAATAGATTTGAAACAGTTTTTCAACCTGGCTTTCATCTGCCAAATCACAGGGATAAACAATGGCATTTTGCGGCAGATCTATGGAAATTTTGGGGTGACGATGGCGGCTGAGAAGGATGATTTTTTCGGCCCCTTGATCGGCGAGCCAGTGGGCAATTTTACGCCCAATCGCCCCTAAGCCACCCGTCACTAGATAAGTTCCCTGGGATTGAACTGGCACCTTCTTGATGGCTCTATGGGCTTGGGGCTGCAGTTGGGCCCCATAGAGTTGACCCCGGCGCATTGCTAAATGTTGAAACTGATTTTGCTGACAAATTTGGACTAGATTCGGCAGGGTTGTATCTAGGTCGATAATTCCCCCCCACAACTCTGGATGCTCAAGGGCGATCGCCTGGCCTAACCCCCATAATCCGGCCTGGGCAAAGCCTTCTACAGAATCACTTTCGAGCACCCGCTGGCTTTGGTGGGTCACAAACCAGCAGGGCACAGCAAATTTTTGTTGATCAAGGGCTTGGATGAGCTTCAAGGCCGTGGCGCTGGTCGAGCGTTGCCCTTGTTCTAGGTCTGATGTCGGCACTGTTGGGGGACAAATCTGAAGAACCCCCGCTAAATGTTCCCGCTCGATATAACTGAACAATTCGTCAAAACCATCGGGAGAGACCTGCCAGAAATCATCCCCAGAAAACTGATTTTTGGTCCCCAGATAAACAAATTTGGCTTTGGTGAATTGCTGATAAATAGCTTCACTAACGGGATGGCGATCGCCTAAAATCAACCATTGTTTTTCTGGCTGTTGAGCTATCCCTAAACTTTGAATCGGCTTCCAGACCGTGCGATAAAACCAACCATGACTATTTTCCGCTGGTGCGGCATTAGACTGTGTCCAGGATTGGGGATTAAACCAGTAGCGCTGCCGCTGAAAAGGATAGGTCGGCAAAATGAGTTTCCGGTGACCAAAACCCGCTTCCACGACTGGCCAATGCACGTCAAAGCCCTGTTCATAAAGTTTCCCGAGACTGATGAACATCTCCTGGAGGGGGTCACTTTGGGGACGCAGGCTCGGTAGCCACAGGGCGGCCTGTTCTGGGAGACAATGGCGTCCCATACTTAGGAGCACTGGTTTCGCTCCAATTTCGAGGTAAACATTGACCCCAAACTGGGCTAGGGTCTGGATGCTTTGGACAAATTTAACAGGCTGAGATACATGGTTGACCCAATAGTCCACCTGGGCAATTTCTGTCCCGATTTCTGTTCCAGTCACGTTGGAAATCAGTGGTATGCGGGGTGCTTGGAAGGAAATTTGAGCGGCAACCTGGCGAAACTCTGCCAACATCGGCGCCATGAGGGGCGAGTGGAAAGCATGGGAAACGCGGAGAGACTTGGTTTTAATCCCCTGGCTCTGGAGCTTACTAATACTTTCTTCGAGGCAAGGGGTTTTCCCGGACAGGACTAGGTGGGAACCATTTTCTGCCCCAACGGTTAAATTTTCTGACAAATAAGGCTTAATTACGGTTTTATCTGCGAAAACTGCTGCCATGCTGCCATTACTGGGGAGAGCATGCATCAATTTGCCACGAGCTGTGATCAGTTTTAGGCCATCGGCTAAGGAAAAAACCCCCGCAAGACAAGCTGCTACATATTCACCGACACTGTGGCCCATGCAGAAATCGGGGGTAATCCCCCAACTGAGCCATACTTGGGCGATCGCATATTCGACGGCAAACAGTAAGGGCTGGGTATAGATTGTTTCATGGACGAGATCAGGGCTGTGGTGGCCATAGAGCAGCTCGATCAGGCTGGGGGCATCGGGGGCATAGATTTGCCAAAGGCGATCGCATTCATCTAGGGTCTCTTTAAACAGAGTCTGGGTCTGGTAGAGTTGTCGCCCCATGCCATGGTATTGAGAGCCCTGGCCCGTGAACAAAAAAGCTGTTTTGGGAGACTGAATTTTCAGCAGGGGCGCAGGGGGGCTCTGGTTTAATTGCCGTTGTAACTCTGCTACATCTTGAAAGACAAAAAAACACCGCTCGTTCAAGGGCGATCGCCCAGTATTAGCAGATAAACAAAGGTTCTGCAAATCTATTTTTGGATGTTGGCAGAGATAGGTTGAATATCGTCTCTGTAAATCATTTAAGGCAGCACGATTCTTTGCCGAAACTGTTAACAAATGCCAAGGGCGTGTTTTTGAGGGCTGGGGTTCTCGTTCACCGATTTTTGCGGCATGGTCACCGATAATGAGGTGGGCATTAGTTCCCCCAAAACCAAAGGAACTAACCCCAGCTAAACGTTTTTTTTCGCCCCGCCGCCAAGGTTGAACCGCTCGGGGAATCGTCACTAAATCTTCTAGGTCAATGTGGGAATTTAATTGCTGAAAATGTAGATGTTGAGGAATTTGCTCGTGCTGCAAAGAGAGCACAACTTTGATTAAACCGGCGATGCCAGCCGCTGCTTCTAAGTGCCCAATATTGGTTTTAACAGAACCTAACACACAGGGGGCTTGGCGTTTTTCTGTCTTTAAAACTGCCTTGAGGGAATTCACCTCAATGGGATCACCGAGGGGGGTCCCCGTACCATGGGCCTCTACATAGTCGAGCTCCGCTGCCGTAATTCTGGCCTGGGCCAAAGCCTGACGAATCACAGCCTGTTGCGATCGCCCGTTGGGGGCCGTCAGACCATTACTACGCCCATCCTGATTTACCGCCGAGCCATGGATCACTGCGAGAATATTGTCGCCATCCTGTTCTGCCTGGGCCAAGGGTTTGAGGAGTACAACGCCGCAGCCTTCCCCGCGCACGTAACCATCGGCTGCTTCATCAAAAGTTCTGCACCGTCCGGCTTCACTCATCATCCCTGCCTGAACGAATGTCTGGGTCACATCGGGGGTCAAAATCAAATTTACCCCTGCGGCGATCGCCAACTCTGATTCATTATTGATTAAGCTTTGGCAGGCTAGATGAACTGCAACTAAAGAAGAGGAGCAAGCCGTATCAACGCTGAGAGAAACCCCCCGTAAATCTAAAAAATAGGACAGGCGATTGGCGGCAATACTATGGGCGTTACCTGTACCTAAATAGGGATTAATGGGGTTATTTTCGCGTACTTGCAGTTGGGCATAATCACTATTACTAATGCCGACAAAAACACCTGTCCGAGAGTTTTTTAGGCTCTCTGCGGGGATATTTGCCCGTTCCAGCGCTTCCCAGGTAACTTCTAAAAGCAGCCGTTGCTGGGGATCCATTTGTTCCGCTTCCCGGGGGGAAATTCCAAAAAATTGGGGATCAAAGCGATCGATATTGTCCAAAAAACCGCCCCACTCTCCCGTTGCCCAACGATTTTTTAGCTGTTGGATACCATCTTTTCCCTGGTTGAGCAGTTCCCAGAATGCCTCTGGGCTGTCTGCTTGGGGAAAACGACAACTCAAGCCCACAATGGCAATTTTTGTCCCTTGATTTGTTTGGGGTGTCGGGATAATTGCAGGCGCTTGATCTCCTTGGATTAAAAAATAGGCGATCGCCCGAATGGTGGGGTAATCATAGGCTAAGGTGGGGTCTAGTTTGATGCCGAGCCAATCCTCTAGATCAGCCGTCACTTGCACCGCCTGGACAGAATCTAAACCATAACTAGCAAAGGGCTCATCAACATCTAATTGTTCAGGCCTAATCCCCAGTCGATGGGCAATATTTGCCTGTAGCCAGGTTTCAATATCCTGTTGTTTTTGTGTCAGGTGCAACTCAGCAATGGACAGCGATCGAGAAGGAGTAGAGGGTGACTGGACCGGCGAAAATTTTGCCATGGTTGCCGTGGCTTGCCACTCCCCAATCACCGCCAAAGTATGGTCTAAAAAACCAGCTTTACAGGCATGGCGACGAATCTTCCCACTAGAGGTTTTCGGGATGCTACCCGGTTTAATCAGACAAATGGCATGGGGTTGCAGGTGATGCTCTGCGGCGATCGCCCCCCGGATCGCTTGGCTCACTGCGGCGACATCAAGCTTGCGGGCATACTGACGTTCGACTTCTTGCACAATCACCAGTTGCTCTTCACCGTCAACTTCCACAGAAACCGCAGCACCAGCCCCTTGGCGGAGGGCAGGATGGGCTACCTCCACCGTTAGCTCGATGTCTTGGGGATAGTGATTGCGGCCTCGAATAATCAGCAGATCCTTCAAGCGGCCCGTAATGTAGAGTTCTCCGTCCTGTAAAAAACCCAAATCGCCTGTCCGGAGAAAACCAGTTTCACCCGCAACCTGAGCTTGGAATTGCGCTTGGGTCAGTGCTGCTTTTTTCCAATAGCCTTGGGCGACACTTTCCCCTTTCACGCACACTTCACCGATGTTGCCGGGAGCACATTCTGTCAAATTCTGGGGATCAACAATTTTGACAATTTGGTCACCAATAATCTCGCCGCTCCCCACCAAAGTCACCGTTGCTTCCGTTGCTGCAGCTGGGCGAACCTCATTAGCTTCGATGCCCTGTTTACTGACGGTCACCGCCTGGGGGAGTCGGGCCGAGTGATGACCACCGGAGACAATCAATGTTGTTTCGGCCATCCCATAGCAAGGATAAAATGCTGATTTTTGAAAGCCCGCCGCCGCAAAGGTTTTCGCAAAATTTTCGAGGGTCACGGCGCGAATTGGTTCGGCCCCCGAAAAAGCCAGCCGCCAGCTACTTAGATCTAAGACTGCAATTTGTTCTGGGGTGATCTGGCTACTACAGAGATCGTAGGCAAAGTTCGGGGCACCACTGGTAGAAACCTGGTAATCACTAATCGCCTTTAGCCAGCGGAAAGGACGCTGTAAAAAGGCGACGGGGGGCATAAGAATTTGCGTGGCGCCCACATAGATCGGCTGTAAGATGCCGCCGATTAACCCCATGTCATGGTATGGGGGCAACCAGGATACACCTATACTGGCCTCAGTGTCTTGGAATCCTTGGTTAATGAGGGCAGAATTGTGAATTAAATTGTGGTGGGAAACCATGACCCCTTTGGGATCCCCCGTAGAGCCGCTGGTATATTGCAAAAAAGCGAGATCTTCTCCTGCAATCGGTTTTTCTTGCCAGTCTTGGGCGAGGCTGAGATCTAGGTGATCTGTGGCGAGGCAGTGGAAATCTGCTCCTTCTAAATCTTCAAGGCGATCGGCGATTTTGTCTTTAAGTTCTGTTGTGGTCAGGGCAAATTTCGCCTGGGCATCTTGGATAATGCGATGGAGACGGTCAAAGGATTTATTCGGGCGCGGTGGGTAAGCAGGCACGGCGATCGCCCCGGCATATAAGCAGCCCAAAAAAGCACCGATGAATTCTAAACCTGGCGGATACAAAAGGAGTGCCCGTTCCCCTTGGGCTTGGTTACGCTGCAAAAAAGCGGCGATCGCTTGGGCTTTTTGGTCCAATGCAGCATAGGTCAGGGCAGCAGATTCCGTTTCGCCATCAGCCAAAAAACTAAACACAGTCTTCTGGGCCTGGGATGCAGCTCTGTATTGGAGCAGATCGACGAAATTTGCAAATTGACCAACCATTTATGCCTTAGCAACTCCTGTGAATAGAAATTTTTGGACTCCGTATCCTAGCAAATTTTGCGAGTACCCTCGGACCATAGCCTAGTTAACCATATTAAACCGTGAGTTCCCTCCCCACGGTAAATCCCTTTGAAATCCCCTCGTCCTTGGGTGATTTTACGAAATTAGCCCCCTGGGGACTGTTGCCGACTCAACCAATCGAGCAAATAATCGTTAACAAGATCCGGGGCTTCATCCTGGGGACAATGGCCAACATTTTCAAAGGACTGAAACTCAATCTGAGGATACTGTTCCACGAGGGCACGCCCTAGGGTGATCGGCTCCCAGGGATCTGCTGTGCCCCAAGCCACCGCCGTTGGACAGGTCAATTGGGGTAGGAGGTCATCCGGTAGTGGCCCCTGGGAGTAGCTCGTGAAGGCGAGGAAAACAGCGGCGGCGCCTGGATCTTTCGCTGGGGCCAAAATCATCTCTACCAGTTCATCGGTAATCGCGCTTTTGTCGGTATAGGCCTGGCCCAGGACGTTACGGACCATTTTCGGCTGGGCTAATTGCTTGAAGAAAAGGGAGCCAAGGGGCGTTTGGGTGAGCATTTTTTGAAAGACTGGCACACCCCAACGCTGATAAAAAGGAGCTTTGAGTAAATTACGCTCGTGGAATAGACGCAGGGAAAAATTCAAAGCAACAATCCCTTTGACCCAATCGGGATAGGAGACTGCCGCTTGCATCACCACCACACAGCCGATGGAATTACCAATTAGAAAGGCTGGCTCTCCAATCACCTCAGCGCAAAATGCCTGAACTTGGGCTGCCCAGGTATCAAAGGTATAGTCTGCCTCCAGTTTTGGCTGGGGTTTAGCTGATTTTCCGAAGCCCAAAAGGTCGATCGCATAGCAACGGTAATGTTCCCCGAGGACAGGCAAATTTTTGCGCCAATGGCCCACCGATGCCCCAAAACCATGTACGAGTAGAATGGGTGGCCCCTGGGTTCCCCATTGACGATAGTTGATCGCAAAGCCTCGCCATTGCCAGGTGTAGTCGGTTTGGGGGTCGGTCGGAGAAATAACGGTCATGGGGATCGGTTGAGCAGACAAGAACAGTGGGTCAGAAACAGGCCTTAGGCGATCGCCTAAGGGTTTTTGGGGTCATGGCCACCACAGGGGG
The nucleotide sequence above comes from [Synechococcus] sp. NIES-970. Encoded proteins:
- a CDS encoding hydrolase, alpha/beta fold family domain protein, with protein sequence MTVISPTDPQTDYTWQWRGFAINYRQWGTQGPPILLVHGFGASVGHWRKNLPVLGEHYRCYAIDLLGFGKSAKPQPKLEADYTFDTWAAQVQAFCAEVIGEPAFLIGNSIGCVVVMQAAVSYPDWVKGIVALNFSLRLFHERNLLKAPFYQRWGVPVFQKMLTQTPLGSLFFKQLAQPKMVRNVLGQAYTDKSAITDELVEMILAPAKDPGAAAVFLAFTSYSQGPLPDDLLPQLTCPTAVAWGTADPWEPITLGRALVEQYPQIEFQSFENVGHCPQDEAPDLVNDYLLDWLSRQQSPGG
- a CDS encoding polyketide synthase, with amino-acid sequence MVGQFANFVDLLQYRAASQAQKTVFSFLADGETESAALTYAALDQKAQAIAAFLQRNQAQGERALLLYPPGLEFIGAFLGCLYAGAIAVPAYPPRPNKSFDRLHRIIQDAQAKFALTTTELKDKIADRLEDLEGADFHCLATDHLDLSLAQDWQEKPIAGEDLAFLQYTSGSTGDPKGVMVSHHNLIHNSALINQGFQDTEASIGVSWLPPYHDMGLIGGILQPIYVGATQILMPPVAFLQRPFRWLKAISDYQVSTSGAPNFAYDLCSSQITPEQIAVLDLSSWRLAFSGAEPIRAVTLENFAKTFAAAGFQKSAFYPCYGMAETTLIVSGGHHSARLPQAVTVSKQGIEANEVRPAAATEATVTLVGSGEIIGDQIVKIVDPQNLTECAPGNIGEVCVKGESVAQGYWKKAALTQAQFQAQVAGETGFLRTGDLGFLQDGELYITGRLKDLLIIRGRNHYPQDIELTVEVAHPALRQGAGAAVSVEVDGEEQLVIVQEVERQYARKLDVAAVSQAIRGAIAAEHHLQPHAICLIKPGSIPKTSSGKIRRHACKAGFLDHTLAVIGEWQATATMAKFSPVQSPSTPSRSLSIAELHLTQKQQDIETWLQANIAHRLGIRPEQLDVDEPFASYGLDSVQAVQVTADLEDWLGIKLDPTLAYDYPTIRAIAYFLIQGDQAPAIIPTPQTNQGTKIAIVGLSCRFPQADSPEAFWELLNQGKDGIQQLKNRWATGEWGGFLDNIDRFDPQFFGISPREAEQMDPQQRLLLEVTWEALERANIPAESLKNSRTGVFVGISNSDYAQLQVRENNPINPYLGTGNAHSIAANRLSYFLDLRGVSLSVDTACSSSLVAVHLACQSLINNESELAIAAGVNLILTPDVTQTFVQAGMMSEAGRCRTFDEAADGYVRGEGCGVVLLKPLAQAEQDGDNILAVIHGSAVNQDGRSNGLTAPNGRSQQAVIRQALAQARITAAELDYVEAHGTGTPLGDPIEVNSLKAVLKTEKRQAPCVLGSVKTNIGHLEAAAGIAGLIKVVLSLQHEQIPQHLHFQQLNSHIDLEDLVTIPRAVQPWRRGEKKRLAGVSSFGFGGTNAHLIIGDHAAKIGEREPQPSKTRPWHLLTVSAKNRAALNDLQRRYSTYLCQHPKIDLQNLCLSANTGRSPLNERCFFVFQDVAELQRQLNQSPPAPLLKIQSPKTAFLFTGQGSQYHGMGRQLYQTQTLFKETLDECDRLWQIYAPDAPSLIELLYGHHSPDLVHETIYTQPLLFAVEYAIAQVWLSWGITPDFCMGHSVGEYVAACLAGVFSLADGLKLITARGKLMHALPSNGSMAAVFADKTVIKPYLSENLTVGAENGSHLVLSGKTPCLEESISKLQSQGIKTKSLRVSHAFHSPLMAPMLAEFRQVAAQISFQAPRIPLISNVTGTEIGTEIAQVDYWVNHVSQPVKFVQSIQTLAQFGVNVYLEIGAKPVLLSMGRHCLPEQAALWLPSLRPQSDPLQEMFISLGKLYEQGFDVHWPVVEAGFGHRKLILPTYPFQRQRYWFNPQSWTQSNAAPAENSHGWFYRTVWKPIQSLGIAQQPEKQWLILGDRHPVSEAIYQQFTKAKFVYLGTKNQFSGDDFWQVSPDGFDELFSYIEREHLAGVLQICPPTVPTSDLEQGQRSTSATALKLIQALDQQKFAVPCWFVTHQSQRVLESDSVEGFAQAGLWGLGQAIALEHPELWGGIIDLDTTLPNLVQICQQNQFQHLAMRRGQLYGAQLQPQAHRAIKKVPVQSQGTYLVTGGLGAIGRKIAHWLADQGAEKIILLSRHRHPKISIDLPQNAIVYPCDLADESQVEKLFQIYSQIRGIFHTAGALADGLLQKQTWENFQAVAAAKVNGTWYLHRHSQNLNLDFFVLFSSVASVLGSPGQCNYAAANRIMTAIAQHRQAKGLPALAIHWGPWAAGGMATALTNQALDLIQPQQGLDILETLLGKQGEIGVFKADWSTLAKQFPGLTHSDYFQAVITEEQIPQKNLSIFTELLTLTAEKRAAYLLEYLRHSVAQILKLDRQKIQPHDSLLDLGMDSLMVMEAIAALKQDLQLMLYPREIYERPRLDVLTAYLAAEFTKAHDPKAATGTAVAPAQGLTVKTKQQWQKPARKNPNPIAFILSSPRSGSTLLRVMLAGHPALYSPPELHLLPFETMGDRHGELGPSHLGEGLQRALMDLEQLTAPESQKKVKQWVRDNKSIAEIYAYLQQQAGDRLLIDKSPSYGSDRHILDHSEILFEKAKYIHLVRHPYAVIESFTRLRMDKLLGAEKQNPYALAESIWTESNHNILGLGESVNGDQYLQVIYEDLVRDPRAVLTQICAFLGVDFNEALLNPYSGDRLTDGLHEQSMGVGDPNFLQHKSIDPSLAEKWRSISLPHPLQPRTINLAHRFRYELPQDDIKAVETQPAHQAMGERFIQVRGLETCLCEWGDRQHPLILLLHGILEQGASWQLIAPQLAAQGYWVVAPDLRGHGKSAHGQSYSMLDFLADVDDLSKQLTTQPFTLVGHSMGSVIGAMYAGIRRENVQNLILVETIVPNDIDDAETGNHLITHLDYLAKPPQHPTFPSVAVAARRLRQATPHLSQDLSVALTARSTIPKDDGVQWRWDPFLRTRAGIEFNGISRRRYLALLKDITAPLTLIYGDQSEFNRPADLQAIQMALPQAQRLTVSGGHNLHFENPQAIAQIIGQQLAPNKLPQTQ